The nucleotide window CTGAGGCGGCATTTGAAGATTGTCACTGAACTTCAGCTCCCCCAGGACGAACAGCAAGCACGGCTGTTGCAGTGGGCTGAGAAGAGAAGGGGTTCCCTGCAGCTGTGCTGTGTGAAGCTGACGATTGGGACACTACCATTCTACAAGGTCAGGGATGTCTTAAAAATTTTACAGCCAGAGTTCATCAAGGAGTTGGAACTGAATACAGTGTGCAATCTCTCCACCCTGGCACATTTTGTTCCTTACATCAGCAAGATGAGCCATCTTCACAAAGTCATGGTCATCCGCATCTTCAGAGGAAGGACTACCACTGCCATGGAAGACAAGTGGGTCACCAAGATCATGTCTGTGTTCTCCAAGCTCAGCTGTCTCCAACATCTTAGCCTGGATGATGTCTATTTCGTCAATGACCGCATGAAACTCTTGCTTAGGTAAGAAAGGATGAAGAGCAGTTTCAGCTACCAGAGTAAACTTTTCTTTTCCACGTTAGAAAGTGTGGGCCTCTGGAATCTGTAGGCCACTGAGCGTTTCACAGTGAATATGGAGGGATGGTCTTATTCCATGTTAACCCATTCGAGGGCCCACATGATGACACTCAGAAAGCCGAGCAATGAAGTGCGGTGGATTGCATGGTCTGAGCTGCCAGGGTTAGATCTAGTGAGGGTGGGTTGCAGTTTCCTCCACGCAATGCTGTCTGATCTAATGTGATGGAGCAGGAAAAAGAAGAGCGCGCAGCAGGAGGAGGACACAAAGCTGCATGGTTTCCCCGGTGAGCTCTGTGTTTAGATCTGGGGGAATACATCCCAGCTTGCCCCTAGTTCCCAAATAGTGTAAAGGCTCTGTTGAGAGCAGGAGGGGGCTAAGTGGACAGGAAATGGAAAAGCTGGGGTTGAGAGTCAAAGTCACGGCTGAATAGTGAACAGGTGCAGACACTGGGGCAGAGTCAGTCAGTCATTCTTCAGGAGGCAACCTGATGTGGCCTTGTGGGCCCCATCTTTCTCTGTCCTGTAGGCCCTTTAGCCTAATGGCCTCCTTGCAATTCTGGGTCCCTGCTTGTCACTGAAGATTAGAAAAGATAGCTGTGGAATAAGCCAGTCCCACCATGAAGGTGACACCCTAGGGTGAAAGTGGTGTGTCCTGAGTGATTAGAATCGAATGGGCTGTAGTGTGGGCTCATTGCCATCCCATGGTCACGTTGACCCTGGCTATGTGGTCTCTTCTCCCTCTAGGACAAACCCACCACTGTGTTTCAAATTAACCCCCTGGTCTCTCTTTAGGTGCCTGAAGACGCCCTTGGAGTCCCTGTCCATCTCCCTCTGCCAGTTCTCACAGTCAGACTTGGATTCCTTTGCCCAGTGGACTCACTGTCAGCTTAAACATCTGTACTTGAGGGGGGTCATTTTAAGTGATTTGAATTTCTTGCCTCTCAAATTTTTCTTGGAGAGTGTTGCATGCACTCTGAAGACCCTGAAACTGAAAGATTGTAGGATGAAGGACCCTGACCTCAGGGTCCTTCTCCCTGCCCTGAGCCAATGTTCCCAGCTCACCAGCATCAACTTCTATGATAATGACTTCTCAATCGACGTCCTGAAAGAACTTCTCCACCACACTGCCAACCTAAGCCAGCTGACCAAGGAGCTATACCCTGCTCCCAAGGAGGTCTAC belongs to Microtus pennsylvanicus isolate mMicPen1 chromosome 13, mMicPen1.hap1, whole genome shotgun sequence and includes:
- the LOC142833350 gene encoding preferentially expressed antigen in melanoma-like protein 7; its protein translation is MTLQAPPTLLQLGVQSLVRNEALTISTLQNLPMVLFPPLFKEANTQRRKKIMKALVTDWPYPCLPTGFLMNNPNLETYQAMLDGVDTWLRRRFRPRGQKLRVVDLRNDCHDFWEVWTGRKSVEPSAETLPERQGVKGLSRPTLRRHLKIVTELQLPQDEQQARLLQWAEKRRGSLQLCCVKLTIGTLPFYKVRDVLKILQPEFIKELELNTVCNLSTLAHFVPYISKMSHLHKVMVIRIFRGRTTTAMEDKWVTKIMSVFSKLSCLQHLSLDDVYFVNDRMKLLLRCLKTPLESLSISLCQFSQSDLDSFAQWTHCQLKHLYLRGVILSDLNFLPLKFFLESVACTLKTLKLKDCRMKDPDLRVLLPALSQCSQLTSINFYDNDFSIDVLKELLHHTANLSQLTKELYPAPKEVYNHLGYINVEEFSQCCAELKNTIVTERQFTSIRFGSSACYDCGKRYIFELETTLCDCLL